The following coding sequences lie in one Vibrio sp. BS-M-Sm-2 genomic window:
- a CDS encoding glycosyltransferase family 2 protein produces MNKQKVAILLPCYNEAGAIGETVTSFQQALPDASIYVYDNNSTDNTVNEALQAGAIVRHEPRQGKGEVVRRMFSDIDADIYVMADGDDTYDASVCPALIDQLNNEKLDMIIGSRERTSMAYPKGHILGNKMFSSLINLAFNAQLNDVFSGYRIMSHRFVKTAPIFSDGFQIETELTVHALHHNMSIKEVSTQYQSRPEGTTSKLNTLSDGIKILNFILFLLRDVKPMFFFGVLSILLGLISLILGIPVIVDFVDTGLVERLPTAVLSSSIALIAVMSFFCGLILDNVSRGRREMRILSILRFKNDE; encoded by the coding sequence ATGAATAAACAGAAAGTCGCGATATTACTCCCATGTTATAACGAAGCCGGAGCCATTGGCGAAACGGTTACGTCTTTTCAACAAGCCTTACCTGATGCATCTATTTATGTTTACGACAACAATTCAACTGACAACACGGTCAACGAGGCGTTACAAGCTGGGGCGATTGTGCGACATGAGCCGCGCCAAGGTAAAGGAGAGGTCGTGAGGCGGATGTTCTCTGATATCGACGCTGATATCTATGTGATGGCTGATGGTGATGACACTTATGACGCGTCAGTATGTCCAGCGTTGATCGACCAACTAAATAATGAAAAGCTCGATATGATCATTGGCAGTCGCGAGCGAACTTCAATGGCTTACCCTAAAGGACATATCCTTGGCAATAAGATGTTTTCATCTCTGATTAACTTGGCATTCAATGCGCAATTGAATGATGTGTTTTCTGGCTATCGAATTATGAGCCATAGATTTGTCAAAACCGCACCTATCTTCAGCGATGGTTTCCAGATAGAAACAGAACTTACCGTGCATGCGTTACACCATAATATGTCAATCAAAGAAGTCTCGACTCAATACCAATCTAGACCTGAAGGGACTACCAGCAAACTGAACACCTTGAGCGATGGCATCAAAATTCTTAACTTTATTTTGTTCTTATTGAGAGATGTAAAGCCGATGTTTTTCTTTGGAGTACTCTCGATATTGCTTGGTCTTATTTCATTGATCTTGGGTATCCCCGTCATTGTTGATTTTGTTGATACTGGGTTGGTTGAAAGGCTACCTACAGCTGTTTTGTCTAGCTCAATAGCTTTGATCGCGGTGATGTCTTTTTTCTGCGGTTTGATACTCGATAACGTATCACGAGGTAGGCGAGAGATGAGAATACTCTCTATTTTAAGATTTAAGAACGATGAATGA
- the chrA gene encoding chromate efflux transporter: MLSIFKTFFWLGWISFGGPAAHIGYFRKTFVEKLNWLSDEEYGQIVALSQFLPGPGSSQVGFAVGYKKGGLTGAIAAFVGFTSPSVILMLILALVSNQLLEAPLFISIIHGLKLLAVVVVADATFGMYKNFCQSKIATALCVITAIILLLIPGIWPQVLVLIFAAMVGSKFLTSQELKTIPSTQKISVTPLVIFVALLVGVPLFSAYSQGIEVFGLFYQAGSLVFGGGHVVLPLLQNGIGDQLSQDAFLTGYAAAQAVPGPMFTLATYLGYVLMPSAPITGALLATIAVFLPGFLLLLGVLKNWQAIASKPLVAGALTGVNAAVVGLLLAALYQPIFTSAVSSGLDFALIIVGVWLLKTVKLPIVGLVGLFMVFGAMTELAV, encoded by the coding sequence ATGCTTTCAATTTTTAAAACCTTTTTCTGGCTTGGCTGGATTAGCTTCGGTGGACCTGCAGCACACATTGGCTACTTCCGTAAGACATTTGTTGAGAAACTGAATTGGTTGTCCGACGAAGAGTACGGGCAAATTGTCGCCCTTAGTCAATTTCTTCCGGGCCCAGGCTCAAGTCAAGTTGGCTTCGCTGTCGGATACAAAAAAGGTGGCTTAACTGGTGCGATTGCAGCATTTGTGGGGTTCACTTCTCCATCTGTCATTCTAATGCTGATATTGGCTCTAGTGAGTAACCAGTTGTTGGAAGCTCCGCTGTTCATCTCAATCATTCACGGGCTTAAATTACTTGCCGTTGTGGTTGTTGCTGATGCCACTTTCGGTATGTACAAAAACTTTTGCCAATCGAAAATCGCAACCGCGCTGTGTGTCATTACCGCCATTATTTTGCTTTTGATTCCAGGGATCTGGCCTCAAGTGTTGGTTCTAATATTTGCAGCTATGGTTGGCAGTAAGTTCTTAACCTCACAAGAGCTAAAAACGATACCTTCAACACAAAAAATATCGGTAACGCCTCTCGTGATTTTTGTTGCTTTACTGGTTGGCGTGCCTCTATTCAGTGCTTACTCTCAAGGCATTGAAGTGTTTGGCCTGTTCTATCAAGCAGGCAGCCTAGTATTTGGTGGCGGCCATGTGGTACTTCCGCTGCTACAAAATGGTATTGGCGACCAACTGTCTCAAGATGCCTTCCTAACAGGTTATGCAGCGGCGCAAGCAGTACCAGGCCCGATGTTTACGTTAGCCACTTATCTAGGTTATGTGTTGATGCCATCAGCACCGATCACCGGCGCCCTACTCGCAACGATTGCTGTGTTCTTACCGGGCTTCTTATTGCTACTGGGTGTACTGAAGAACTGGCAGGCGATTGCAAGCAAACCTTTAGTGGCCGGGGCACTTACAGGTGTGAATGCGGCGGTTGTAGGTTTGTTATTGGCAGCGCTATATCAACCCATCTTCACAAGTGCAGTGAGTAGTGGCTTAGATTTCGCTCTGATCATTGTAGGTGTGTGGTTATTGAAAACCGTGAAGCTACCTATTGTTGGATTGGTAGGGTTGTTCATGGTCTTTGGCGCAATGACAGAACTGGCGGTCTAA
- a CDS encoding LysR family transcriptional regulator, with protein MADFNWKGIDLNLLIALQALYKTNSVSKAAERCYISQSAMSHSLQRLRKLFDDPLFERVGSKMEATDRAIELSSTVEALLNTIQSEVLLSKSFDAETYKGTWKIGLTDYAEQMFAPILFDLIKQSSPYSQVALFNVNRSNYQQVFEDAKLDMTIGSFGEVPKQYRTKHLYTEQHVCLLDQSVLSIEDPMSLEQFVAVEHALVSPAGALKTGVDIRLAELGLSRKVAVASSNFLTVKRLIRGRELLCIVPKLVARKDIDSEETLLAVKPPIDVPDFDIQLVYRKTKQLDDKNKLLRKLITNAISSVISG; from the coding sequence ATGGCTGATTTTAACTGGAAAGGGATTGACCTTAACTTGTTGATTGCACTGCAGGCGTTGTATAAAACCAACAGCGTTAGCAAGGCCGCTGAACGCTGTTATATCAGCCAATCCGCGATGAGTCATAGCTTACAAAGGCTCCGGAAGTTGTTTGATGACCCTTTGTTTGAGCGTGTGGGTAGCAAGATGGAGGCGACCGACCGAGCCATCGAATTATCCAGTACCGTCGAAGCACTACTAAATACCATCCAGTCAGAGGTACTGCTGTCTAAATCGTTTGATGCAGAGACTTATAAAGGGACTTGGAAGATAGGTCTCACTGATTATGCCGAGCAGATGTTCGCTCCAATATTGTTTGATCTTATTAAGCAATCCTCTCCTTACTCCCAAGTAGCGTTGTTCAATGTAAACCGGAGTAACTACCAGCAAGTCTTTGAAGATGCCAAGCTTGATATGACGATAGGCAGCTTTGGTGAGGTACCAAAGCAATATCGAACAAAGCATTTGTATACGGAGCAGCATGTTTGTTTACTTGATCAATCGGTTCTATCTATTGAGGACCCGATGTCGCTAGAACAATTTGTTGCTGTCGAGCACGCACTCGTTTCTCCAGCCGGAGCTTTAAAAACGGGAGTTGATATTCGTTTGGCTGAATTAGGACTTAGCCGGAAAGTGGCTGTAGCTTCCAGTAACTTTTTAACAGTAAAACGGCTCATTCGTGGTAGAGAATTACTTTGTATTGTTCCCAAGCTTGTCGCGCGTAAGGATATTGATAGTGAAGAAACCTTGTTGGCTGTGAAACCACCGATTGATGTTCCAGATTTTGATATCCAGCTTGTTTATAGAAAGACAAAGCAATTAGATGATAAAAATAAACTACTTAGAAAATTGATTACTAATGCGATCTCATCTGTGATTTCCGGGTAG
- a CDS encoding MATE family efflux transporter, which yields MPNAGSTLNKRMGIVALTWPIFIEVLLRTALNTSDVFMLSGYSDKAVSAVGVISQISFFLIIVSTMVSSGTGILIAQYNGASRTQESAHVGVASIILAIIAGVLLSVIAVLVAEYFIPLYQLEPQVEQYAQEYLFISGALTFNVTIGVVLTTILRSHGYSKSPMVINMIAGVINVIGNYCALYQPFGLPVYGVQGVATATVISQVIGMLILIGVVRSKGIDLPVKQFKSVPKAIYQKIIKIGSMNAGEVLSYNMAQISITFFVVQMGTSSLAAFTYAQNIARLSFAFALAIGQGSQIQTGYYIGKGWIDEITNRVQRYFVVGFIASTTITSIVYVFRFDILDLFTQDPEIIALAAALIAGSIILEAGRVFNLIFISCLKAAGDIKFPIKMGILSMWGIGVTMSYLLGVHWGYGVFGAWMAIAMDEWFRGIIMAYRWRAKKWTRFSF from the coding sequence ATGCCTAATGCTGGTTCCACCCTAAATAAACGTATGGGAATCGTTGCGCTCACCTGGCCAATTTTTATCGAAGTTCTTCTAAGAACTGCACTCAACACCAGTGATGTCTTCATGTTATCGGGATACTCAGACAAAGCAGTGTCTGCCGTTGGTGTTATTTCTCAGATATCCTTTTTTCTGATCATTGTCTCGACCATGGTCAGCAGTGGTACGGGGATTTTAATCGCGCAATACAACGGTGCCTCTCGCACTCAAGAGAGCGCTCACGTGGGTGTAGCGAGCATCATTCTGGCCATTATTGCCGGTGTGCTACTGAGTGTTATTGCAGTTCTTGTTGCTGAATATTTTATCCCGCTCTATCAACTCGAGCCTCAAGTCGAACAGTACGCGCAAGAATACCTGTTCATCAGTGGCGCTCTCACTTTCAATGTAACCATAGGTGTGGTTCTCACCACAATTCTAAGAAGTCATGGCTATTCAAAGTCACCGATGGTGATCAACATGATTGCAGGTGTCATCAATGTAATCGGTAACTACTGTGCCCTATATCAACCTTTTGGTTTGCCTGTATACGGCGTACAAGGGGTTGCGACCGCGACCGTAATTAGCCAAGTGATCGGGATGTTGATCTTGATTGGTGTGGTTAGAAGCAAAGGCATTGACCTACCAGTGAAGCAGTTTAAATCTGTGCCTAAAGCCATCTATCAAAAAATCATTAAGATCGGCTCGATGAACGCAGGAGAAGTGCTCTCTTATAACATGGCTCAGATCAGCATTACCTTCTTTGTCGTGCAGATGGGTACGTCTTCACTGGCTGCGTTTACTTACGCACAAAACATCGCTCGCCTCTCTTTTGCATTTGCACTGGCAATTGGTCAAGGTAGCCAAATCCAAACTGGTTATTACATTGGTAAGGGTTGGATCGACGAGATTACCAACCGCGTGCAACGTTACTTTGTGGTTGGTTTTATCGCTTCAACGACGATTACCAGCATTGTTTATGTGTTCCGTTTCGACATTCTCGATCTGTTCACGCAAGATCCAGAGATCATTGCGCTGGCTGCCGCACTGATTGCGGGCTCCATCATTCTTGAGGCTGGCCGAGTATTTAACCTGATCTTTATCTCTTGTCTAAAGGCAGCTGGCGACATTAAATTCCCGATCAAAATGGGCATTCTCAGCATGTGGGGCATTGGGGTTACCATGAGCTATTTACTTGGTGTGCATTGGGGGTATGGGGTATTTGGCGCTTGGATGGCAATCGCGATGGACGAGTGGTTCCGTGGAATCATCATGGCTTATCGCTGGCGAGCGAAGAAATGGACTCGATTCTCTTTTTAG
- the ygjK gene encoding alpha-glucosidase — MKLNKSFAALAIGAALVVTGCASNSGSEQLQANEFKNVIDRTGSPEYMRDYDFDDHQRFNPFFDLGAWHGHLLPDTAEGMGGFPGAALLTEEYINFMADNFDRLSVFKDGKKVAFTMEAYSLPGALVQTLKSDDVTVEMTMRFASNRTSLLETKITTDSPVELVWDGELLEKTHAKEGVAQTDKTIAETYPDYNRQIVATDDGLKVTFGKVRSTWDLLTSGESEYQVHKSIPTKTTVDGLAFTSTANIEESTTVYTTYSHVLTTEEAQAEQPEIKKIMANPTDFLAASAERWEGYLEMGLTNPNATPEQERVAVKAMETLNGNWRGAAGAMEFDSVTPSVTARWFSGNQTWPWDTWKQAYAMAHFNPDVAKDNIRAMFAYQIQADDAVRPWDEGYVPDLLAYNLSPERGGDGGNWNERNTKPSLAAWAVIEVYKTTRDEAWLEEMYPKLVAYHDWWLRNRDNNGNGVPEYGAARDKAHNTPEGEMYFTVVRGDKHETVVGQAALDKVVAEGNYDYIESPAQTAASWESGRDDAAAFGFIDKDQLDAYVANGGKRSDWDVEFAQNRAEDGTLLGYSLLQESVDQASYMYSDNKYLAEMADILGKDTEAKEFREKAEHLSNYINTCMFDEGTNFFYDIRIEDKPLANGCAGKPIVERGKGPEGWSPLFNGAATQDHADAVVSVMKDTSEFNTYVPLGTAALSSPAFGPDIYWRGRVWVDQFYFGLKGMDSYGYRDDAIEMAGAFFDHADGLVQDGPIRENYNPLNGEQQGAPNFSWSAAHLYMLYNDFFTDAE, encoded by the coding sequence ATGAAACTGAATAAATCATTCGCAGCTCTCGCTATCGGTGCAGCACTTGTTGTTACTGGTTGTGCATCAAACTCTGGCTCAGAACAACTGCAAGCTAACGAATTTAAGAATGTTATCGACCGCACTGGCTCACCAGAATATATGCGTGACTACGACTTCGATGACCACCAACGTTTTAACCCATTCTTCGACCTTGGCGCATGGCACGGTCACCTACTGCCAGATACTGCTGAAGGTATGGGTGGCTTCCCAGGAGCGGCACTACTTACTGAAGAATACATCAACTTCATGGCTGATAACTTTGACCGCCTAAGCGTGTTCAAAGATGGTAAAAAAGTCGCATTTACCATGGAAGCTTACAGCCTGCCAGGTGCATTAGTTCAGACACTAAAATCTGACGATGTAACGGTAGAAATGACGATGCGTTTTGCTTCTAACCGTACCTCTCTGCTAGAAACGAAAATCACCACTGACTCGCCAGTTGAGTTAGTGTGGGACGGTGAACTGCTTGAAAAAACACACGCTAAAGAAGGCGTAGCGCAAACCGACAAAACCATTGCCGAGACTTACCCTGACTACAACCGCCAAATCGTCGCAACCGACGATGGCTTAAAAGTGACTTTCGGTAAGGTGCGTTCAACGTGGGATCTATTGACCTCTGGCGAATCTGAATACCAAGTTCATAAGTCGATTCCAACGAAAACGACTGTTGACGGCCTAGCGTTTACTTCAACCGCAAACATTGAAGAATCAACCACTGTTTACACGACTTACTCGCATGTTCTTACTACTGAAGAAGCACAAGCCGAGCAGCCAGAAATCAAAAAGATCATGGCAAACCCTACCGACTTTTTAGCTGCATCTGCAGAACGTTGGGAAGGCTACCTAGAGATGGGGTTAACCAACCCGAACGCAACGCCTGAACAAGAGCGTGTTGCGGTAAAAGCGATGGAAACCCTAAACGGTAACTGGCGTGGTGCTGCAGGTGCAATGGAGTTTGACTCGGTTACACCATCAGTAACAGCACGTTGGTTCTCGGGCAATCAAACTTGGCCATGGGACACATGGAAACAAGCCTATGCAATGGCTCACTTTAATCCAGACGTGGCGAAAGACAACATCCGCGCGATGTTCGCTTACCAGATTCAGGCTGACGATGCCGTTCGCCCATGGGATGAAGGCTACGTGCCAGATCTATTGGCTTACAACCTAAGCCCAGAACGCGGCGGCGACGGTGGTAACTGGAACGAACGTAATACCAAACCAAGCTTAGCGGCATGGGCAGTAATAGAGGTCTACAAGACCACCAGAGACGAAGCTTGGCTTGAAGAGATGTATCCAAAGCTAGTGGCATACCATGATTGGTGGCTACGCAACCGTGATAACAACGGCAACGGTGTTCCAGAATATGGCGCAGCGCGCGACAAAGCACACAACACACCTGAAGGCGAAATGTACTTCACCGTGGTTCGTGGCGACAAACATGAAACCGTCGTAGGCCAAGCAGCACTAGATAAAGTCGTGGCTGAAGGTAACTACGATTACATCGAAAGCCCAGCTCAAACGGCAGCGTCTTGGGAATCAGGTCGTGATGATGCCGCCGCTTTTGGTTTCATCGATAAAGATCAGCTAGACGCATACGTTGCTAACGGCGGCAAGCGCAGTGACTGGGATGTTGAGTTCGCACAAAACCGCGCTGAAGACGGCACACTACTAGGCTACTCACTGCTACAAGAGTCAGTTGACCAAGCAAGCTACATGTACAGCGATAACAAGTACCTAGCAGAAATGGCTGACATTCTGGGCAAAGATACTGAAGCGAAAGAGTTCCGTGAAAAAGCCGAACACCTATCAAACTACATCAACACTTGTATGTTCGATGAGGGCACAAACTTCTTCTACGACATTCGCATTGAAGACAAACCATTGGCGAACGGCTGTGCGGGTAAACCAATTGTAGAGCGCGGCAAAGGCCCTGAAGGTTGGTCACCACTGTTCAACGGTGCAGCGACTCAAGATCACGCTGATGCGGTTGTCTCTGTGATGAAAGATACCTCTGAGTTCAACACCTACGTTCCATTGGGTACTGCAGCACTATCGAGCCCAGCATTTGGCCCAGATATTTACTGGCGTGGACGTGTATGGGTAGATCAGTTCTACTTCGGCCTAAAAGGCATGGACAGCTACGGCTACCGTGACGATGCTATCGAAATGGCAGGTGCATTCTTCGACCATGCTGATGGTTTGGTACAAGACGGGCCAATTCGTGAGAACTACAACCCATTGAACGGTGAACAACAAGGCGCACCAAACTTCTCTTGGAGTGCGGCTCACCTATACATGCTGTACAACGATTTCTTTACCGACGCAGAGTAA
- the ygjJ gene encoding protein YgjJ produces the protein MKFSFTKTTLITSCILAALTANANAEESAANHSDTQPPEAASQTLFNFYGELGLGGHVALEGDDKGRYADGTYIEAGLAIEHGNWFGLAYMEGWTVQADDEGNAWATGHGWGGFEGGFNRFYAGYRTDNKTEFIVGRMDSSLDDVQWWGDATVEYGYAISNTRDVNVGVKIQNLEGKLRYSVSFAPESDFSEDDALIHFGKYDSFADQWKDKNAMVNGYLQYDLTDDLTLMGGGEVRNNDGGELFLLGAEYKNVAARVWHDTDKGNQESFGSESGIQTSAWYEAAQGVYLSAAYNYANFDGDNGEKEITSYINAGVWYEYGNGAFATAFDSRFGVGSDTEIGDAQVFAMQYFYW, from the coding sequence ATGAAATTTAGTTTTACTAAAACCACTCTTATTACAAGTTGCATTCTTGCTGCCTTAACTGCTAATGCAAACGCTGAAGAATCAGCGGCAAATCATAGTGACACTCAGCCCCCTGAAGCTGCCTCACAAACTCTATTTAACTTTTATGGTGAGCTTGGTCTAGGTGGTCACGTTGCATTAGAAGGTGATGACAAGGGTCGCTACGCTGATGGTACATACATCGAAGCAGGTCTCGCTATCGAGCATGGCAACTGGTTTGGTCTTGCATATATGGAAGGTTGGACAGTACAAGCCGACGATGAAGGCAATGCATGGGCAACTGGTCATGGTTGGGGTGGCTTTGAAGGTGGTTTTAACCGCTTCTACGCTGGCTACCGCACAGATAACAAAACAGAGTTTATTGTTGGTCGTATGGACTCTTCACTGGATGACGTTCAATGGTGGGGCGATGCAACCGTCGAATACGGCTACGCAATATCTAACACTCGCGATGTAAACGTAGGGGTAAAAATTCAAAACTTAGAAGGCAAGCTTCGCTACAGCGTTTCTTTCGCTCCTGAGTCTGACTTCTCTGAAGATGACGCTCTTATCCATTTCGGTAAATACGATAGCTTTGCAGACCAATGGAAAGACAAGAACGCCATGGTCAATGGTTACTTACAATATGACCTCACTGATGACCTAACATTAATGGGAGGCGGTGAAGTCCGTAATAACGATGGCGGAGAGCTATTCCTATTGGGTGCTGAATACAAAAATGTTGCTGCACGTGTTTGGCACGATACAGACAAGGGTAACCAAGAGTCTTTCGGTAGTGAGTCTGGCATTCAAACCAGTGCATGGTACGAAGCAGCACAAGGCGTATACCTATCAGCAGCCTACAACTACGCAAACTTCGACGGCGACAATGGTGAAAAAGAAATCACCTCTTACATCAATGCTGGCGTTTGGTACGAATACGGCAACGGCGCATTTGCGACTGCCTTCGATAGCCGCTTTGGCGTAGGCAGCGATACTGAAATCGGCGACGCGCAAGTGTTCGCAATGCAATACTTCTACTGGTAA